From Halanaeroarchaeum sulfurireducens, a single genomic window includes:
- a CDS encoding polyprenyl synthetase family protein translates to MTPEAREETVLEAVQRRRELVNDAIDADLPIGDPERLYEASRYLLEAGGKRLRPAILLLTAEALLDVPLLGEDYREFPTLVEGEPPIDLMKAAVSVEVIQSFTLIHDDIMDQDEMRRGVQSVHVEYDPETAILAGDTLYSKAFEIMIAAGAPSARSMDALDTLASTCTRICEGQSLDLEFETRPTVGTDEYLDMVDRKTAVLYAASASIPAILLGADEHTRNALEEYGHAVGKAFQIHDDILDLIVSSDDLGKQRGSDLVEGKQTIVTHHAREQGVDVDGLITGDDPDAVSQEAIDEAVAVLEEAGSIDYGRTLAREYVEEGKEYLQVLPDNDARARLEQVADYLIERGY, encoded by the coding sequence ATGACACCCGAAGCACGTGAGGAGACGGTGCTCGAAGCGGTGCAACGGCGACGCGAACTCGTCAACGACGCCATCGACGCCGACTTGCCGATCGGCGATCCCGAACGGCTCTACGAGGCGTCCCGGTACCTCCTCGAGGCCGGTGGGAAAAGGCTTCGGCCAGCGATCCTCCTGTTGACGGCCGAGGCGCTCCTCGACGTGCCCCTGCTGGGCGAGGACTATCGCGAGTTCCCGACCCTCGTCGAGGGGGAACCGCCCATTGACCTGATGAAGGCGGCCGTGAGCGTCGAGGTCATCCAGTCGTTTACGCTGATCCACGACGATATCATGGACCAGGACGAGATGCGTCGGGGCGTTCAGTCCGTCCACGTCGAGTACGATCCGGAAACCGCGATTCTGGCCGGCGACACCCTCTACTCGAAGGCCTTCGAGATCATGATCGCCGCGGGGGCTCCTTCGGCGCGGTCCATGGACGCCCTCGACACGCTCGCGTCGACGTGCACTCGCATCTGCGAGGGGCAGTCCCTGGATCTCGAGTTCGAAACACGTCCCACCGTTGGGACCGACGAGTATCTGGACATGGTCGACCGCAAGACCGCCGTGCTGTACGCGGCTTCCGCCTCGATCCCCGCCATTCTCCTGGGCGCGGACGAACATACCCGCAACGCACTCGAAGAATACGGTCATGCCGTCGGGAAGGCCTTTCAGATTCACGACGACATCCTGGATCTGATCGTTTCCAGCGACGATCTCGGCAAACAGCGCGGGAGTGATCTGGTCGAGGGGAAACAGACGATCGTCACGCACCACGCCCGTGAGCAGGGTGTCGACGTCGACGGTCTCATCACGGGCGACGACCCGGACGCTGTCAGCCAGGAGGCCATCGACGAGGCGGTCGCCGTTCTCGAGGAGGCGGGCAGCATCGACTACGGGCGCACGCTCGCTCGGGAGTACGTCGAAGAGGGCAAAGAATACCTCCAGGTACTCCCGGACAACGACGCCCGGGCCCGTCTCGAGCAGGTGGCCGATTATCTGATCGAGCGCGGCTATTGA
- the mvk gene encoding mevalonate kinase, with product MATASAPGKVYLFGEHAVVYGEPAVPCAIERRATVTVEERADDKLRVEAEDLSLDGFTVEYSGPTDANPAVDVSESLVNAAMGYVDTAVEEARDAADRPDAGFDVIIESDIPLGAGLGSSAAVVVAGIEAATRELGVELSRSELAERAYRVEHEVQDGQASRADTYCSTMGGAVRVEGDQCETIDAPDLPFVVGYDGGAGDTGELVAGVRALKGTYDFADDTVRAIGDVVRQGEDALEAGDVEELGRLMDFNHGLLSALGVSARSLDAMVWGAREAGAVGAKLTGAGGGGCIVALDETDATETALKYTPDCEQVFRARLDSDGVRLER from the coding sequence ATGGCCACCGCATCCGCCCCGGGGAAGGTCTACCTCTTCGGGGAACACGCCGTCGTGTACGGCGAGCCGGCCGTCCCATGCGCGATCGAGCGACGGGCGACGGTGACGGTCGAGGAACGAGCCGACGACAAACTTCGCGTCGAGGCCGAAGATCTGAGCCTCGACGGATTCACGGTGGAGTACAGCGGGCCAACGGACGCGAACCCGGCCGTCGACGTCTCCGAATCGCTGGTGAACGCGGCCATGGGCTACGTCGACACCGCCGTCGAAGAGGCCCGGGACGCGGCCGACAGGCCCGATGCCGGCTTCGACGTCATCATCGAGAGCGACATCCCGCTTGGCGCGGGGCTCGGCTCGTCCGCCGCGGTCGTGGTCGCCGGGATCGAGGCCGCCACCCGGGAACTCGGCGTGGAACTCTCGCGGTCGGAACTCGCGGAGCGTGCCTATCGCGTCGAACACGAGGTCCAGGACGGCCAGGCGTCCAGGGCGGACACCTACTGCTCGACGATGGGTGGCGCAGTCCGTGTCGAGGGCGACCAGTGTGAGACCATCGATGCACCGGACCTGCCGTTCGTCGTCGGCTACGACGGCGGGGCCGGCGACACCGGGGAACTCGTCGCCGGCGTTCGCGCCCTCAAAGGGACGTACGATTTTGCAGATGATACCGTCAGGGCCATCGGAGACGTGGTCCGGCAGGGCGAAGACGCCCTGGAGGCGGGTGACGTCGAGGAACTCGGCCGGCTGATGGATTTCAACCACGGACTCCTCTCCGCGCTGGGCGTGTCCGCCAGAAGTCTGGACGCGATGGTCTGGGGCGCGCGCGAGGCGGGCGCAGTGGGGGCGAAACTCACCGGTGCGGGCGGTGGCGGCTGTATCGTGGCCCTCGACGAGACCGACGCCACGGAGACGGCCCTCAAGTACACGCCGGACTGCGAACAGGTCTTTCGGGCTCGCCTCGACTCAGATGGGGTCCGGTTGGAACGATGA
- a CDS encoding DUF2391 family protein — MKMQRPRRPSRFHLADTAQQIVGGFLLAGPFVVTEEVWMLAVDLTALQALATIAVVFAIGYATLYKADPTRDQSEETTIAGIPIRFISLMGVSFGSVAILAILFGAPDTFIAESESNLSTVLITFRAVTLGSVFSVVGAATADTLFSK; from the coding sequence ATGAAAATGCAGCGGCCACGCCGTCCGTCCCGATTTCACCTCGCTGATACCGCCCAGCAGATCGTTGGGGGTTTCCTCCTCGCTGGGCCGTTCGTCGTGACCGAGGAAGTCTGGATGCTGGCTGTCGACTTGACGGCACTCCAGGCACTGGCGACGATCGCTGTCGTGTTCGCCATCGGGTACGCGACCCTGTACAAGGCAGATCCGACACGCGATCAATCGGAAGAAACGACCATCGCCGGCATTCCGATCCGATTCATCTCGCTGATGGGCGTCTCGTTCGGCTCGGTGGCGATACTGGCGATCCTGTTCGGTGCCCCCGATACCTTTATCGCGGAAAGCGAAAGCAATCTCTCGACCGTCCTGATCACGTTCAGGGCCGTAACTCTCGGTTCGGTCTTTAGCGTCGTCGGGGCGGCGACCGCCGACACCCTGTTTTCGAAGTGA
- a CDS encoding isopentenyl phosphate kinase has protein sequence MTTILKLGGSVVTDKDRRETVDDAALANAADAIAEADTEGLVVVHGGGSFGHPNAADRNVSATEGTTDAADVRAIHRAMGELLTTVTDELGAAGVPAVPVRPLSAGYRTVAGDVELSTETIAMMLEEGFVPILHGDVFATAGRGATIVSGDELVVALAAELDAERIGVCSTVPGVLDDEGDVVPTIERYAEAETVLGGSGSTDVTGGMAAKVESLLDATAPAYVFGLEDIGPFLSGAEAGTRIGPSP, from the coding sequence ATGACGACGATACTGAAACTGGGCGGGAGCGTCGTCACGGACAAGGATCGCCGCGAGACCGTCGACGACGCCGCACTCGCGAATGCTGCCGACGCCATCGCCGAGGCCGACACCGAGGGCCTCGTCGTCGTCCACGGCGGTGGCTCGTTCGGTCATCCGAACGCGGCCGATCGGAACGTGAGCGCCACCGAGGGGACCACAGATGCGGCCGACGTCCGGGCGATCCACCGCGCCATGGGGGAGTTACTTACGACGGTCACGGACGAACTCGGGGCGGCGGGCGTACCGGCGGTGCCGGTCAGACCGCTTTCGGCGGGATATCGTACGGTGGCCGGAGACGTCGAACTATCCACCGAAACCATCGCAATGATGCTGGAGGAAGGGTTCGTGCCGATATTACACGGCGACGTGTTCGCGACCGCGGGTCGCGGGGCCACAATCGTCAGCGGGGACGAACTGGTCGTCGCGCTCGCCGCAGAACTCGATGCCGAACGGATTGGGGTCTGCTCGACCGTTCCGGGCGTCCTCGACGACGAGGGCGACGTGGTTCCGACGATCGAACGGTACGCCGAGGCCGAGACCGTTCTGGGCGGTAGTGGAAGTACGGACGTTACAGGGGGCATGGCAGCCAAGGTCGAGTCTCTGTTGGACGCGACGGCCCCGGCGTACGTCTTCGGCCTCGAGGACATCGGACCGTTTCTGTCGGGAGCGGAGGCAGGGACCCGTATCGGTCCGAGCCCGTGA
- a CDS encoding RNase J family beta-CASP ribonuclease, with protein sequence MEIEIATIGGYEAVGRQMTAVRAGNDVVIFDMGLNLSKVLIHDNVETERMHSLDLIDMGAIPDDRVMSELEGDVKAIVPTHGHLDHIGAISKLAHRYDAPIVATPYTIELVKGQLEGEQKFGVDNDLVTMSGGESMEIGDGVELEFVHVTHSIIDAINPVLHTPEGAIVYGLDKRIDHDPVLEDPFDMKRFREIGREGEGVLCYIEDTTNAVKKGRTPSESIARHHLRDTLKSMEDYTGGIVATTFSSHISRVSSLVEFAKEIGRQPILLGRSMEHYSGAAERMGYVDFPDNLGMFGHRKSVDRAFKRIMNEGKGNFLPIVTGHQGEPRAMLTRMGRGETPFELEDGDKVIFSARIIPEPTNEGQRYQAEQLLQMQGARIYDEIHVSGHLSQEGHYQMLDALQPQNVIPAHQSMEGYAPYVELAEGMGYDVGRDLHVTRNGNRIQLVE encoded by the coding sequence ATGGAAATCGAAATCGCAACGATAGGCGGATACGAAGCGGTCGGACGGCAGATGACTGCCGTGCGAGCAGGAAACGACGTGGTCATCTTCGACATGGGGCTCAACCTCTCGAAGGTTCTGATCCACGACAACGTTGAGACCGAGCGCATGCACAGCCTCGATCTGATCGACATGGGCGCAATCCCGGACGACCGGGTGATGTCCGAACTCGAGGGCGACGTGAAGGCCATCGTGCCGACCCACGGCCACCTCGATCACATCGGCGCCATCTCCAAACTCGCCCACCGCTACGACGCACCGATCGTCGCGACGCCGTACACCATCGAGCTGGTCAAAGGCCAACTCGAGGGCGAACAGAAGTTCGGCGTCGACAACGATCTGGTTACGATGTCCGGCGGCGAGTCGATGGAGATCGGCGATGGAGTCGAACTCGAATTCGTCCACGTCACACACTCCATCATCGACGCCATCAACCCCGTCCTGCACACGCCCGAGGGTGCCATCGTCTACGGGCTGGACAAACGTATCGACCACGACCCGGTCCTCGAGGACCCATTCGATATGAAGCGGTTCCGCGAGATCGGCCGCGAGGGGGAAGGCGTGCTCTGTTATATCGAGGACACGACGAACGCGGTCAAGAAAGGGCGGACGCCGAGTGAATCAATCGCGCGCCACCACCTCCGTGATACGCTCAAGAGTATGGAGGATTACACGGGCGGCATCGTCGCAACGACTTTCTCCTCGCACATCTCCCGGGTTAGCAGCCTGGTCGAGTTCGCCAAGGAGATCGGTCGCCAGCCCATTCTCCTCGGCCGGTCGATGGAACACTACTCGGGTGCTGCAGAGCGCATGGGCTACGTGGACTTTCCCGACAATCTCGGTATGTTCGGCCACCGAAAGAGCGTCGACCGGGCGTTCAAGCGTATCATGAACGAAGGAAAGGGCAACTTCCTGCCGATCGTCACCGGTCATCAGGGTGAACCGCGCGCCATGCTCACCCGGATGGGCCGGGGGGAGACGCCCTTCGAACTGGAGGACGGCGACAAGGTCATCTTCTCGGCGCGCATCATCCCGGAACCGACGAACGAGGGCCAGCGCTACCAGGCCGAACAACTGCTCCAGATGCAGGGCGCGCGCATCTACGACGAGATCCACGTCTCCGGCCACCTCAGCCAGGAAGGCCACTACCAGATGCTGGACGCGCTCCAGCCCCAGAACGTCATTCCCGCACACCAGAGCATGGAGGGGTACGCACCGTACGTCGAACTCGCAGAAGGTATGGGCTACGACGTCGGCCGTGACCTGCACGTGACGCGCAACGGCAACAGAATACAGCTCGTCGAGTGA
- a CDS encoding VOC family protein produces the protein MRPVVDHVPFAVRDLAEANARFERAGLPTTSGGTHGDGTTEMAQVVLPDGSYLELLAPTGEGEPGFWPTALAVGAGPCAWGVQSGSVHNELQRVITHDVRVDGPHRASRSRPDGTHVEWDMGFLGPDDREVLPFLIADRTPRDYRVPDSELYGSPVSGIGWIVIAVRDLNATIEEFHDLFRLPEPKTDVDTRFGELAWFPEQSFVLAEPTDGQVADRLDSIGPGPAAVFLSAEIDRARNRFPLEGARSLFDHRLAFIEEFDGRLGLVSRG, from the coding sequence ATGCGACCCGTCGTCGACCACGTTCCGTTCGCGGTCCGCGACCTCGCCGAGGCGAACGCACGATTCGAACGCGCCGGACTCCCCACCACGAGCGGTGGCACGCACGGCGACGGGACGACCGAGATGGCACAGGTCGTCCTGCCGGACGGCTCCTACCTCGAACTCCTCGCGCCGACCGGGGAGGGCGAACCCGGATTCTGGCCCACCGCCCTGGCGGTCGGAGCCGGCCCCTGTGCGTGGGGCGTCCAGTCGGGGAGCGTCCACAACGAACTCCAGCGGGTCATCACGCACGACGTCCGGGTCGACGGCCCACACCGGGCGAGCCGGTCTCGACCGGACGGCACGCACGTCGAGTGGGACATGGGCTTTCTCGGCCCGGACGACCGGGAGGTTCTTCCCTTTCTCATCGCCGACCGGACGCCTCGCGACTACCGCGTTCCCGACTCGGAACTCTACGGCAGTCCAGTCTCCGGTATCGGCTGGATCGTCATCGCCGTGCGCGATCTGAACGCAACAATCGAGGAGTTTCACGACCTGTTCCGGTTGCCCGAACCGAAAACCGACGTCGACACCAGGTTTGGCGAGCTGGCGTGGTTTCCCGAGCAGTCGTTCGTCCTGGCCGAACCGACCGATGGCCAGGTGGCGGACCGTCTGGACAGCATCGGACCAGGGCCGGCGGCGGTCTTTCTCTCGGCGGAAATCGACCGAGCCCGGAATCGGTTCCCCCTCGAGGGCGCGCGGTCGCTGTTCGATCATCGCCTCGCCTTCATCGAGGAGTTCGACGGTCGGCTGGGCCTCGTGAGCCGTGGCTAG
- a CDS encoding glutamate--tRNA ligase translates to MDEELRERVERAVERNALYNALKHESEAQVGAIMGPLMGDNPDFREHGDEIAGVAAPVVQRVNGMDPTEQRERLREIDPDALADLEAEDDEAETTLPDLPNVEEYDAVRMRVAPNPNGPWHLGHARMPAVIGTYKERYDGSFICRFDDTDPETKRPDLDAYDQILEDIEYLGFEPDDVLLASDRLETYYEYARELIEAGGAYTCSCPGEEFSELKNAGTACPHREKDRETVTAEFEAMVEGEYAPGEMVLRVKTDIEHKNPALRDWVAFRQIDVPHPREAAAEYRCWPMLDFQSGIDDHLTDITHIIRGIDLQDSAKRQRFVYDYFDWEYPEVVHWGHVQVDEYDVSMSTSTIKELIDGGELDGWDDPRAPTLKSVRRRGIQGEAIVDAMIELGTSTSNVDLSMSSVYANNRERIDDETDRRFFVRTDFDARGGEAEQTFEAVELPVEGGPSTAAPLLHPDHEERGTRDIPVGEAVHLEDRDLPAEGEVVWLKGFGAVRYEGDRLVATDDDIDVVREGGVDVVHWVPAAESIPVRMRTTEGDVSGFAEPGVADYPSDALVQFVRVGFARIDRHTEEETVAYFAHR, encoded by the coding sequence ATGGACGAGGAGCTTCGAGAGCGGGTCGAGCGGGCAGTCGAGCGTAACGCCCTCTACAACGCGCTCAAACACGAAAGCGAGGCACAGGTCGGCGCGATAATGGGGCCACTGATGGGCGACAACCCAGACTTCCGCGAGCACGGCGACGAGATCGCCGGCGTCGCCGCCCCCGTCGTCCAGCGAGTGAACGGGATGGATCCCACGGAGCAGCGCGAACGGCTCCGGGAGATCGACCCCGACGCGCTCGCGGACCTGGAGGCCGAAGACGACGAAGCGGAGACCACGCTGCCGGACCTGCCAAACGTCGAAGAATACGACGCGGTCCGCATGCGAGTCGCCCCCAACCCGAACGGTCCCTGGCACCTCGGCCACGCACGGATGCCGGCGGTCATCGGGACGTACAAGGAGCGCTACGACGGGTCGTTCATCTGCCGATTCGACGACACCGATCCGGAGACGAAGCGTCCGGACCTCGACGCGTACGACCAGATCCTCGAGGACATCGAGTATCTTGGGTTCGAGCCCGACGACGTCCTCCTGGCGAGCGATCGCCTGGAGACGTACTACGAGTACGCCAGGGAACTCATCGAGGCGGGGGGTGCGTACACCTGTAGTTGCCCCGGCGAGGAGTTCTCCGAGCTGAAAAACGCCGGTACGGCCTGTCCGCACCGCGAGAAGGACCGCGAAACGGTCACAGCGGAGTTCGAGGCGATGGTCGAGGGGGAGTACGCCCCGGGCGAGATGGTACTCCGGGTGAAAACGGACATCGAGCACAAGAACCCGGCGCTGCGCGACTGGGTCGCCTTCCGACAGATCGACGTCCCCCACCCTCGCGAGGCGGCCGCCGAGTACCGGTGCTGGCCGATGCTCGATTTCCAGTCCGGCATCGATGACCACCTCACCGACATCACGCACATCATTCGCGGTATCGACCTCCAGGATTCAGCGAAGCGCCAGCGCTTCGTCTACGACTACTTCGACTGGGAGTACCCGGAGGTCGTCCACTGGGGGCACGTCCAGGTCGACGAGTACGACGTCTCGATGAGCACGTCGACGATCAAGGAGCTGATCGATGGTGGCGAACTGGACGGGTGGGACGACCCGCGCGCCCCGACTCTCAAGAGCGTTCGGCGTCGGGGCATCCAGGGCGAGGCCATCGTCGACGCCATGATCGAGCTCGGCACGTCGACGAGCAACGTGGACCTGTCGATGTCCAGCGTCTACGCGAACAACCGCGAGCGGATCGACGACGAGACCGACCGGCGCTTTTTCGTCAGGACCGACTTCGACGCCCGCGGCGGCGAGGCCGAGCAGACCTTCGAGGCCGTCGAACTCCCCGTCGAGGGCGGGCCGTCGACCGCCGCTCCCCTCCTTCATCCCGATCACGAGGAGCGCGGGACCCGCGACATCCCTGTCGGCGAGGCAGTCCACCTCGAGGACCGCGACCTACCCGCCGAGGGTGAGGTAGTTTGGCTCAAGGGGTTCGGCGCGGTCCGATACGAGGGGGATCGCCTCGTCGCGACCGACGACGACATCGACGTGGTCCGGGAGGGTGGCGTGGACGTCGTCCACTGGGTGCCGGCCGCGGAGAGCATTCCCGTCCGCATGCGGACCACGGAGGGCGACGTCTCCGGCTTCGCGGAACCCGGTGTCGCGGATTATCCGTCCGACGCACTGGTCCAGTTCGTCCGTGTCGGCTTCGCACGAATCGACCGCCATACCGAGGAGGAGACGGTAGCCTACTTCGCTCACAGGTAG